A part of Cystobacter fuscus DSM 2262 genomic DNA contains:
- a CDS encoding NADPH-dependent FMN reductase — MLKVAIIIGSTRPGRKAEAVARWVHELAKKRDDAEFELVDIQDFNLPLLDEPVPPSLGQYSQPHTKAWSAKIDSFDAYVFVTPEYNHSISGALKNAIDYLYREWNNKAAGFVSYGSAGGTRAVEQLRLVMGELQVADVRAQVMLSLRTDFQNYSTFAPDPHHEKSVHTLFDQVIAWGGALKPLRKTPVSVTVTL; from the coding sequence ATGCTCAAGGTGGCCATCATCATCGGAAGCACGCGTCCGGGCCGCAAGGCCGAGGCCGTGGCCCGCTGGGTCCACGAACTCGCGAAGAAGCGCGATGACGCCGAGTTCGAGCTCGTGGACATCCAGGACTTCAACCTGCCGCTCCTCGACGAGCCGGTGCCACCGTCCCTGGGGCAGTACTCGCAACCGCACACCAAGGCCTGGTCCGCGAAGATCGACTCCTTCGACGCCTACGTCTTCGTGACGCCCGAGTACAACCATTCGATTTCCGGCGCGCTCAAGAACGCGATCGACTACCTGTACCGGGAGTGGAACAACAAGGCGGCCGGGTTCGTCAGTTACGGCAGCGCCGGTGGAACACGCGCGGTGGAGCAACTGCGTCTGGTCATGGGCGAACTGCAGGTCGCCGACGTGCGCGCCCAGGTGATGCTCTCGCTTCGCACCGACTTCCAGAACTACAGCACCTTCGCGCCGGATCCCCACCATGAGAAGTCGGTCCACACCCTGTTCGATCAGGTCATCGCCTGGGGTGGTGCGTTGAAGCCGCTGCGCAAGACGCCCGTGTCCGTCACCGTCACGTTGTAG
- a CDS encoding glycosyltransferase family 2 protein, whose amino-acid sequence MRLGGYVIHGNNRDTLERCLASLSAVCDEVVALDSQSTDGSVELARKMGVRSVSRPWRGYGAARTAAMEALGSYDYVFYLDSDEHLEPEALQTLREWRRSAPTAPAYRLPRRDWAELDGHRFLYRTEWRARLVRGEAAVWRPEMIVHEALPRMHAPRLHAPIEHRFATSLQGREAKEERYALLWAVRAFAEGRRLKPAALQRPAHLLRDCLVHGALWRGGLDALRLAWAVSIYHSSKYRHLGALKKGGFPELRKAFAEGRYEEVFALVKGQSLPASTSEPSAK is encoded by the coding sequence ATGAGACTTGGTGGCTATGTCATCCACGGAAACAACCGTGACACCCTTGAAAGGTGTCTCGCGAGCCTGTCCGCCGTTTGCGACGAGGTGGTGGCTCTCGACTCACAGTCCACGGACGGCTCGGTGGAGCTCGCGCGGAAGATGGGCGTGCGCTCCGTGTCGCGCCCATGGCGGGGCTACGGAGCCGCCCGGACCGCCGCCATGGAGGCCTTGGGCTCGTATGACTACGTCTTCTATCTCGACTCGGACGAGCACCTGGAACCCGAAGCCCTCCAGACCCTTCGGGAGTGGCGGCGCTCCGCCCCGACCGCCCCCGCCTATCGTCTGCCCCGCCGGGACTGGGCCGAATTGGACGGGCACCGCTTCCTCTACCGCACCGAATGGCGCGCGCGGCTGGTCCGTGGGGAGGCCGCGGTGTGGCGTCCGGAAATGATCGTCCATGAAGCACTGCCCCGGATGCACGCGCCTCGCCTGCATGCCCCCATCGAGCACCGCTTCGCCACGTCTCTCCAGGGACGGGAGGCGAAGGAAGAGCGCTATGCCCTGTTGTGGGCCGTTCGTGCCTTCGCCGAGGGCAGGCGCCTCAAGCCCGCGGCCCTTCAACGTCCGGCGCATCTGCTCCGTGATTGCCTCGTGCATGGCGCCCTCTGGCGCGGTGGACTCGATGCGCTGCGGCTGGCCTGGGCCGTGTCCATCTACCACTCCTCCAAGTACCGCCACCTCGGCGCCTTGAAGAAGGGAGGCTTCCCCGAACTGAGAAAGGCCTTCGCCGAAGGGCGCTACGAGGAGGTGTTCGCGCTGGTGAAGGGACAGTCCCTGCCCGCCAGCACGTCCGAGCCCTCCGCGAAGTGA